One window of the Crassaminicella thermophila genome contains the following:
- a CDS encoding AAA family ATPase: protein MAKRIAVLGGPRSGKTTLIQQLYVDMKIMGYNVGYAFEYSTDYLREKGMIESIAEQYGIYLGQKRLEDSLSEYEYALTDYTTFVPYIYGRFMLGMKKRTKKEIEILKDLYILALEDIPKYDHIIYLPREFGYEQDGIRWQDEELAKQVDEAILMFLKSENIPYVEITGTTKERAKKVLELLEIDQAK, encoded by the coding sequence ATGGCTAAGAGAATTGCAGTTTTAGGTGGACCAAGATCTGGAAAAACTACTTTAATTCAGCAATTATATGTTGATATGAAAATTATGGGATATAATGTTGGATATGCATTTGAATATTCAACAGATTATTTAAGAGAAAAGGGCATGATTGAATCCATTGCTGAGCAATATGGCATTTATCTAGGACAAAAAAGATTAGAAGATAGCTTATCTGAGTATGAGTATGCTTTAACAGATTATACTACGTTTGTGCCATATATTTATGGAAGATTTATGCTTGGTATGAAGAAAAGAACAAAAAAAGAAATTGAAATTTTAAAGGATTTATATATTTTAGCTCTAGAAGATATTCCTAAATATGATCATATTATTTATTTGCCTAGAGAGTTTGGATACGAACAGGATGGTATAAGATGGCAAGATGAAGAGCTAGCAAAGCAAGTAGATGAAGCTATTCTTATGTTTTTAAAATCTGAAAACATTCCTTATGTTGAAATTACTGGAACTACAAAAGAAAGAGCAAAAAAAGTATTGGAATTATTAGAAATTGATCAAGCTAAGTAA
- a CDS encoding AraC family transcriptional regulator, protein MNKNSLFNPYWREGQYQLKIQAYYYQEFKNYITPNNHRHCRAEIMYIVKGDCEVLIGSTSVPMKKGDFILIDTDIFHRLKVNEEGCRILNIEFFFHKKFCPFFTIDQLIMYMPNLKKFFSIQAPYILLKDPEERLGRLIRSLIGQLDNLEIGNDFTRQMLIGEILMTISNIYNQAKKVEKDPKSQYVAQAIEYIHQYYDYNLTVADIAKQVNLHERYLQHLFKKKTGYTVNAYLTKTRLKKAKQLLACTNIEISKICDYIGVNSQQYFSYLFKKHVGVSPQNYRKEKMQLGIKGT, encoded by the coding sequence ATGAATAAAAACAGTTTGTTCAATCCATATTGGAGAGAGGGGCAATATCAGTTAAAAATACAAGCTTATTATTATCAGGAATTTAAAAATTATATTACGCCTAATAATCATAGGCATTGTAGGGCAGAAATTATGTATATAGTTAAAGGAGACTGTGAAGTATTGATAGGTAGTACTTCTGTTCCAATGAAAAAAGGAGATTTTATTTTAATCGATACGGATATTTTTCATCGTTTAAAAGTAAATGAGGAAGGATGCAGAATTTTAAATATTGAGTTTTTCTTTCACAAAAAATTTTGTCCTTTCTTTACAATTGATCAATTGATTATGTACATGCCAAATTTAAAAAAATTTTTTTCTATTCAAGCACCTTATATATTGTTAAAGGATCCAGAAGAAAGGCTAGGGAGATTAATTAGATCATTGATTGGTCAATTAGATAACTTAGAAATAGGAAATGATTTTACACGGCAGATGCTTATTGGAGAGATATTGATGACGATTTCAAATATTTATAATCAAGCAAAGAAGGTGGAAAAAGATCCCAAAAGTCAGTATGTAGCCCAGGCGATAGAATATATTCATCAATATTATGATTATAATTTAACAGTTGCTGATATTGCAAAGCAAGTGAATTTACATGAAAGATATTTACAACATTTATTTAAGAAAAAAACAGGATATACAGTAAATGCTTATTTGACAAAAACACGATTAAAAAAAGCAAAGCAATTGTTAGCGTGTACAAATATAGAAATTTCCAAAATCTGTGATTATATTGGAGTAAATAGTCAACAATATTTTTCGTATTTATTCAAAAAACATGTAGGAGTATCTCCACAAAATTATAGAAAAGAAAAAATGCAGTTAGGAATAAAAGGGACTTAA
- a CDS encoding sugar phosphate isomerase/epimerase family protein produces the protein MKICFNQATTMKYSTLEKDLELCEKYGYDLIEIRIDKLKDYLQRNTVEDLVEFFHNSHIKAFAFNALEFISFRTEEDFKGILKDFKLICDVGEKIGCRQVVVVPSFDVGDYTVEEIKKETVGKLNILADIAEKRNFKLAFEFVGYPNCSVNRFEQAYDIVKTVNKEHVGIVLDCFHFHAMLSQLVDLKAIDVNKLFIFHIDDAENLPFGVLRDKHRLWPGDGAIDLDGILKTLKDIGYDGMVSIELFRPEYWDWDIEEAIKVGKEKTIEIVSKYFDL, from the coding sequence ATGAAAATTTGTTTTAATCAAGCAACAACGATGAAATATTCTACGTTAGAAAAAGATTTAGAACTTTGTGAAAAATACGGTTACGATTTGATTGAAATCCGTATAGACAAATTAAAGGACTATCTGCAGAGAAATACAGTAGAAGATTTGGTTGAATTTTTTCATAATAGTCATATTAAAGCTTTTGCATTTAATGCTTTAGAGTTTATCAGTTTTAGAACAGAAGAAGATTTTAAGGGAATATTAAAAGACTTCAAACTTATTTGTGATGTGGGTGAAAAAATAGGCTGTAGGCAAGTAGTAGTAGTGCCTAGTTTTGATGTAGGTGATTATACAGTAGAAGAAATAAAAAAAGAAACAGTTGGGAAGTTAAATATTTTAGCAGACATTGCTGAAAAAAGAAATTTTAAATTAGCTTTTGAGTTTGTTGGCTATCCAAACTGCTCAGTAAATAGATTTGAACAAGCTTATGATATTGTAAAAACTGTAAATAAAGAGCATGTTGGTATTGTATTAGATTGCTTTCATTTTCATGCGATGCTTTCTCAATTAGTAGATTTAAAAGCAATAGATGTAAATAAATTGTTTATTTTCCATATTGATGATGCAGAAAACCTACCTTTTGGTGTGTTACGTGATAAGCATCGTTTATGGCCAGGAGATGGAGCTATTGATCTTGATGGTATATTAAAAACTTTAAAAGATATAGGATATGATGGAATGGTTTCTATAGAATTGTTTAGACCAGAATACTGGGACTGGGATATAGAAGAGGCTATTAAAGTAGGAAAAGAAAAAACAATAGAAATTGTGTCAAAATACTTTGATCTATAA